CTTATTTCCCAGATCCTACACCACACACTATTTCCTTCTCCACTCCAGAGtcactaaccttttttttttttaatttctgtctgTTCCATTGTGGTTTCTGCTTATTAATTCCACCAACCCAACTCTCATTAAGATTACCGGTGTCATCTCTATTCCTGATGTAGTAGGTAGAAATCAATCCACATCTTCCATGACTCCACAGATTTCTTCTaagcacatttattttcttaaatacacTTAATATCATTCTCTGGTATGGTTCTTGTAGTATATGGCATTCCACCTTGTATCCTTTGTCTCTTCTCTCACTTCCCTTTAAAAGTGGAAGATCCTCAGAAACAAGTTTAAGCTTTTTTCTCACCATGCATTGTCTCCCCACACGACCATTTCTGTTCTGGCTTTCAGTTGCCAGATAAGGACCTCTAGCCATAGCATTCCTTTTACATTACAAACTCACATATCCAACTTACAGATAATGTTTGCATCTAGATAGCTACCAGTCAACTGGAGAGGATAtctatggcttttatttttatttcccaacaTTCTTCACTCTAGCTTCTGCTGagagaaatcatttattttttcttctcattatagCATTAAATAGCATTAAGTGTGATTATTGTTCTTAGATTTCTTTCCCTACAAAAATCAAAGCTACAAGAGAGCAGGAACTATATTTGTTGTGATTACCTCCATATTGTGAGGGCAACACCCAATCTAgctttaaaaatcagttattaCTTGTAATTTAAATATAGTGTGATGGGTAAATGAATTgtgccatcctttttttttttttttttttaaatttagggccacacccacagcgtatggaagttcccaggctaggggtcaaatcagagctgcggctgccagcctacaccacagccacagcaacacaggatccgagccacgtctgcaacctacatcacagctcacagcaacgtcggatccttaacccactgagcaaggccagcaattgaacctgcatcctcatggatactagtcggattcatttccactgtgctacagtaggaactcccttgtGTCATCCATTCTTGAACCCAGTTGCATGGTCAAGctaggtatttctttttaaacaataaagaaatacaggaagttttctataataaaaatttaataaatagaaCACAATAATAAATTAACCTGTaaagacacattttattttattaccacAAAGTAAAGgtatacaaaattttatataaacaaagataatttaaatgttataaatatttaaataaataaatatttaaatatataaataaatagatcatcATGGGCTCTGTAAGAAACTTGTGCCTATAGAGTTGAACATGACATTGCTTAGTACTCCTGAAAACCTTTGACAAATTGACTCAGTTCATAGCAGGATGACAACAGAAATGAGGGTCTGTGACCTGGCAGCACAGGAGGAAGTGTGGGCTTGTTAGTCAGTGAGAAGCATTTCCACGATGAACCAGGTGTCTGTCACGCCTTCTTCCTGAATCTGTCTCACAGGTttgtggaggaagagaaggatctCATGACTTCTGCCCTGACGATCTCCCAGGCACAGGGGCTGTAGCTCTTCTCTTGCAGATAGAGGGTGAGTCTGTGGAAGTATTTCCTCACAGCCAGGATGGAGTCCTCCTCCAGCAGGGGGGTCccttccagccccacctcctgcaTGACACAGGCTTCCAGGTCCCTGAGCTGCTGATCCAGTCCAGTGCAGAACTGGTGCAGGAGGCTCTCATCCCAGGCAGCAGCCGAGCCCTCTGTGCTGAAGAGCTGGAAGGTCTGCTGGAGCATCTCATGCACCAGAGCCATGGCTTGAGCCTTCTGGACCTGGTTGCCCCCCAAGGCCTCTTGGGGGAATCCAAAGTCCCTTCTGTGGTCCAGGCAGGAGAAGGGGGAGATTCTCCTCATTTGTGCCAGGAGCCTCAGGGCCCTGGTGTGAGCCAGGCTGTGGGTCTGAGGCAGGTCGCAGCCCAGACAGCAGATGGCATTGCAGCTGAGTAGCACCAGGGCCGTGAGGAAGGCTGAGGTTGGGGCCATTGGGGACCTTGCAGATGCTGCTGTCCTGGCTGAGGTGGGTGACTCTGTGACCCTGCTCTCTAGGATGTCTGAAGACCTTCCCTCAGGACTGTGTCTTAAATGGGGATGAATTCGTTTCCATTTTCTGAAATGTTCCCTCTTACTTTCtaattctgtttctgcttttcactTTGCACTCTCCAAATGGGTTAGGGCAGGGTTTCTTaaccattttttcccattattgcCTCTTTCCTTGCCTACAGagcctttttagatttttttttcctaattgcccCCCATGAATTTTGATAACAGAAATATATTGTGTATCTTTCTGGAATTGATGGATATCTctatataaagaaaaggaaagtgcaCAGTTTACTTTTATTCAATGCAGGGTTAATGATAACTAAAAATGTTAAGCTAcaagttaaatttaaaagttgttGACGCAGGAGTAACAAATGTTAcaattgtaacaaatgttccATCTTGTGGGGGATGTTGATATTTGGGGTGACTATGCATATATAGGAGCagggagtatatgggaaatctctataACTCTGCTTAAATTTGCTGTGACCCTaactgctcttttttaaaaagtatactttttaaaatattttaaaagctaagaAAGTGGGCTTCTTAGACTATTAAAAGGAGTTCTTTCCAAGAAAAAGCCTTTTTTAGCTCTAAAGGAAAATCTGCTAGGGGACAAAACATGCATAGAACAGAATCCTGATCTCCAGATTGGCAACGGTCACTGTTCACCTTGACCAACAACAGGTGGCACTCTTCCATCATAAATATTTAAGAGTCCACATAGTAAAATGGATGCtgctttctatttcctttttgctATAGCTAGTGTTACATCATTATAACAGGGACATTCACTCATTTCCAAAAATATTCACCAGGAGAGTATGGTCTCTCATATGAGAGTTTCCCAGAAACCTAGAACTTTCACACAACTTTTGCTTTTCACTTGGTAGTTTTGTACTGAAGTAAAATTGACAGTAAGAAACCACAAGGCAATAGGAAACAGCTGTATGTATGGGTGTTACAGGTTAATGCAGAGTGAGTTAGGAGAGCACACGGGACATTTCTTCACTGAGGAAGGAAATGATTATGACATGGGGGTTGAAGAATGGGATACTGGAAAgcagagaggaagtgggaggtATCAGAAGCAGCAGATAGGTATATACTTCCTTAAAGGAAAGAGAATCCTGGTGGTTTGAACAATAAACTTGGTAGGTATTGTTGACACCAGCAGAGTGGGAATTTTAGCCAATGTCTTTTATAATCCCAGTAAATATGGCCGTGAAAAGCAAAATAACCTGGTCATTCATAAATGCTTTCCAGTAGAAGAACTTCTGAGAAACTGCTTTAGTAAAAATTATGTGTTGAGTGATTATGCTGGGCCTGGTGCCGAGGATACCACAGAGGATAAGCTAGGGTCCAGTTACTACAGAGCTGACTTGTCAAAGGTCACATACCTGTTATTTAAAGATCAGAGTGTAGAGGGCTAAGGCAACATAACTTCCTATGCAATATAAAGAATTCAGATTTAGGgcatacaaataaatatacaaaacatacCCAGTTTCCCCCATCTgtaagaaacccactttaaatataaaaacataataataagttaaaattaaaagatggaaTAATTATACCATGGACTTGTTAGAAAGCTGACATAATTGTATTgatattagactttttttttttttttttagacttcacctgtggcatatggaacttcccaggctaggagtcaaatcagagctgcaggtgggcctacacaggcacagcaacaccagatccaagccacgtctgtgacctgtgctgcagcttgcagcaacaccaaatctttaacccacagagcaaggccagagattgaaatgcatcctcacagagactacatcaggtccttaacccactgagccacagcaggaactccaatattagcCATTTTtagacttgaaaaaaataattgctggacataaaaaaagaggagttcccgtcgtggctcaggggttaacgaatccgactaggaaccatgaggtttcgggttcgatccctggccttgctcagtgggttaaggatctgccattgccatgagctgtggtgtaggtcgcagacgcagctgggatcccacattgctgtggctctggcataggcccacgGCTACaactcggattcgacccctagcctggaaaactccatatgccgcgggagcggcccaagaaaatggcaaaaagacagaaaaaaaaaaaaaaaaagaaaagaaaaaaaatggttaactTATCTTAAGGATATAACTATTCTAAATTTCTATGAAATGACTAGCATATCATAAAGATATAACTGTTCTAAATTTGTACATATCCAACAACAGAGAATAAAAGTATATGGAGCAAAAACTAACAAAACTGAAAGCATAAATACACAAATCCACAATTACAGTTGAAGATATCAACACTTCTTTGCAGTAAATGACCTAATggatagaataaaaatgaaactactTGAAAAGCAGTAGAAGCCAGCCTAAACTAAATGACATTTGTAGAAAACTccatctaaaaaaacaaaagcaaactatatgtgtctacgtgtgtgtgtgtgtttgtgtatatctTTTTCAGCTTTCTTCAGGACACTTGTAAATATAGATCATATTCTGGATCATAAGCAAATTTCTATAGAATTAAAAGAGCTGAAATGACAGAGTATGTCCTTtaactgcaataaaaaataaggggagttcctttcgtggctcagcaattgACAAACCCAACCAgggatccatgaagatacaggttcaatccctggcctcactcagtgggttaaggatctggtgttgttgtgagctgtggtgtaggttgcagatgcggctcagatcccacattgctgtggctgtggcaaagggcagcagctacagctctgattcgaaccctagcctgggaacttccatatgccatgggtgcagctctaaaaagcaaaataaataaataaatacaaaagatatttaaatatccccaagtatttggaaattaaataacacactttTAAATAACTCATGGGGCAAAGAAGaaatcccaaaggaaaaatgaagctattttcaagtaaatgaaaatacaacatatcaaaatttgtaatAAGCTACTAGAGCAGAATTAAAGTATAATGTGTGACTTTAGTTACTTATGCTATAGGAGAAGAAAAGTCCAGAATCAACATTCTTCACTTATAATTTAACAAGCTATTAATAGAAGCACCAATTAAACATAAATAGAAGGAAGCAATAAGGATAgtagaaaattaaggaaaatagaatataaaaaattacaaagaccaagaacttgtttaaaaaaaagtttattaaatatatagaaCTCTAGCGAACTCTAGCAAGACTGACCtagataaaaagataaaggaaacaaCTTATATCACACTACTATTATTCATCCTTCAGTCTGCAGTCTAGTTTCTGCTCTACTCTTCTGCCAAACCAGATCTTACTAAAGTCACTAAAGGCATCTGTGTTTTCAAATCCTCTGGATAGTTTAGCCCTACCCTTCCCTGAAGGTACTGCTCAATTTTTAAGCCCTGTGTTTTCTTATTCATTACTTTCTGAAGATCTTTTTTCCATGGTTGTCTCCTGATTGGACTGGCTATGCCATCTCTTTTACCTTTTtagtctttccttgtcttttagCCCTAAAATTTAAACTTCTTCATAAGCTTTAGATTGTCTTCTCATTCTAAACTCTGCTCAAAAATAAACACTTCAATTATCATGTCTTTATTTGCAAATCTGCCCCAATTGCAAATTAATATCTCCAGATATACATTGTTGAAGGTTCCATATCAGCAGATGCATCTACCAATGGGATGTCTGCCTTTGGATTTTTCTCAGACACTTTATAGGGCACATCTGCTTTTGCCTCATTCTTGATAGCCTTCATTCAAGATTCTGGTGAAAGAATCCTTGTGTTTATCTCTCATTGTAAGATGAAACAATATTGAAATTCATTAAGCATGTtactattttatgtctttttctttccaaatgtgaAAGTACCAAGAGAATAGGTGTCCACAGTTGCTTTGTTTGCCTCTGTATCCCCAGAATAGTCACATAATCTGGCATAgaaatatgctattttaaaatataaccaactggaaaaaataagtaattttaatttatcatCCATTCTTCAATATGGGTTGCAAATTTaggctatttcttttttccaaaataaacaatTACAAGAAGTTTTCTGAGAAAGAATTTCATAagttaaacaagaaaataatt
The Sus scrofa isolate TJ Tabasco breed Duroc chromosome 1, Sscrofa11.1, whole genome shotgun sequence DNA segment above includes these coding regions:
- the LOC100737904 gene encoding interferon alpha-1-like — translated: MAPTSAFLTALVLLSCNAICCLGCDLPQTHSLAHTRALRLLAQMRRISPFSCLDHRRDFGFPQEALGGNQVQKAQAMALVHEMLQQTFQLFSTEGSAAAWDESLLHQFCTGLDQQLRDLEACVMQEVGLEGTPLLEEDSILAVRKYFHRLTLYLQEKSYSPCAWEIVRAEVMRSFSSSTNL